A genome region from Erigeron canadensis isolate Cc75 chromosome 3, C_canadensis_v1, whole genome shotgun sequence includes the following:
- the LOC122590551 gene encoding long chain acyl-CoA synthetase 1-like, protein MLGWRELVNEKWGTYIWKTYKAVYEEVLHVAYAIGASGLQPGCKVGIYGSNCPQWIVAMEACNAQSCICVPLYDTLGAGAVNFILEHAEVDIVFVQDKKVKQLLDPECTHTQRLKVIVCFTSMTEEEKEMADSIGIKSFSWNDFLQMGSEHPSELQTPQPSNICTIMYTSGTNGDPKGVILTHENAVTTISGLDRSMEQFEEKMTVDDVYLSFLPLAHILDRVIEEYFFHKGASVGFYHGDINALKDDMMELKPTFLAGVPRVLERIHEGVLKGLEELNPRRRKIFDILYNYKLKWMKLGYKQKYASPLADMLAFSKIKNRLGGRIRCIVSGGAPLSPEVEEFLRVTSCAFVLQGYGLTETCGLAAVGVPDEISMIGTVGPPFLYTELRLEEVPEMGYDPLADPPRGEICVRGKTPFAGYYKNPELTSEVMKDGWFRTGDIGEILPNGSLKIIDRKKHLIKLSQGEYVALEHLEKLYAINPIVEDIWVYGDSFKSALVAVVVLNQEHASKWADHNGYNVTFPDLCTLTQLHDYVISELKSTAERNKLRGFEHVKAVIIEAETFEGEKGFLTPTLKKKRDRLQDNYKIQIDNAYRSLKKL, encoded by the exons ATGCTTGGATGGCGTGAACTTGTTAATGAAAAG TGGGGGACATACATATGGAAAACTTACAAGGCCGTATATGAGGAAGTTCTGCATGTTGCTTATGCCATTGGAGCCTCTGGACTTCAACCT GGTTGCAAAGTGGGAATTTATGGATCAAATTGCCCACAGTGGATTGTAGCAATGGAG GCTTGCAATGCCCAGAGCTGCATTTGTGTACCTCTCTACGATACCCTTG GGGCAGGGGCTGTAAATTTTATCTTGGAGCATGCCGAAGTTGATATTGTTTTTGTGCAAgataaaaaagttaaacaa CTACTGGATCCAGAGTGTACACATACTCAACGCCTCAAGG TTATTGTTTGCTTCACTTCAATGACAGAAGAGGAAAAGGAAATGGCAGATTCAATTGGGATAAAATCTTTCTCATGGAATGACTTTCTTCAAATG GGAAGCGAGCATCCATCAGAGCTGCAGACACCGCAGCCATCTAACATATGTACAATTATGTACACAAGTGGCACCAATGGAGATCCAAAAGGTGTCATATTGACTCATGAAAATGCGGTAACAACTATAAGTGGCCTTGATCGTTCCATGGAACAATTTGAGGAAAAG ATGACGGTGGATGATGTTTACTTATCCTTCTTACCTCTCGCCCACATTCTTGACCGTGTAATTGAAGAATATTTCTTTCATAAAGGAGCATCTGTTGGTTTCTATCATGGG GATATAAATGCGTTAAAGGATGATATGATGGAGCTGAAACCAACTTTCTTGGCTGGAGTACCTCGTGTTTTGGAACGAATTCATGAAG GCGTGTTGAAAGGACTAGAAGAACTTAATCCAAGGAGGAGGAAAATATTTGACATACTATACAACTA CAAACTTAAATGGATGAAGTTAGGTTATAAGCAAAAATATGCTTCGCCTTTGGCAGATATGCTGGCTTTCAGCAAG ATAAAGAACAGACTGGGTGGTCGGATTCGTTGTATAGTATCTGGAGGAGCTCCATTAAGCCCTGAGGTGGAAGAGTTCTTGCGGGTCACATCCTGTGCTTTTGTACTACAAGGATATG GATTGACAGAGACTTGTGGTCTAGCCGCTGTTGGAGTTCCAGATGAAATAAGCATGATTGGGACTGTTGGTCCTCCTTTTTTATACACGGAATTACGTCTAGAGGAAGTTCCAGAAATGGGTTATGACCCATTGGCAGATCCTCCACGGGGTGAAATATGTGTTAGGGGAAAAACTCCTTTTGCAGGATACTACAAGAATCCAGAGTTGACAAGTGAGGTGATGAAAGATGGATGGTTTCGTACAG GTGACATAGGGGAGATATTACCAAATGGATCATTAAAAATTATTGACAGGAAGAAACATTTGATAAAGCTGTCACAAGGAGAATATGTTGCACTGGAGCATTTGGAGAAACTCTATGCCATTAACCCCATTGTTGAAGAC ATTTGGGTATATGGGGATAGTTTCAAGTCAGCGTTGGTGGCTGTAGTTGTGCTAAACCAAGAGCATGCATCAAAATGGGCAGATCATAATGGGTATAATGTTACCTTCCCCGACTTGTGTACACTCACTCAGCTACATGATTACGTCATCAGTGAACTCAAATCTACAGCAGAAAGAAACAAG TTGAGAGGTTTCGAACATGTTAAAGCTGTGATTATCGAAGCCGAAACCTTTGAAGGTGAAAAAGGATTTTTGACACCAacacttaaaaagaaaagagatagATTGCAAGATAATTACAAG ATTCAAATAGACAATGCTTATAGAAGCTTGAAGAAACTCTAA
- the LOC122592124 gene encoding long chain acyl-CoA synthetase 1-like: protein MNKQFAVKVEEGRKGDPSVGPIYRYHTSKQSFPPLDSHFKTTWDVFRSSVEKYPNNRILGWRELVNGKWGPYVWKTYKVVYEEVLHVAYAIRASGLQPGCKVGIYGSNCPQWIVAMEACNAQNCICVPLYDTLGAGAVNFILEHAEVDIVFVQDKKVKQLLDPECTHTRHLKAIVCFTSMTAEEKEMADSIGIKSFSWNDFLQMGSEHPSELQTPQPSDICTIMYTSGTTGKPKGVILTHENVITMICGIDLMMEQFEEKMTVDDVYLSFLPLAHVFDRVIEEYFIRKGASVGFYHGDINALKDDMMELKPTFLAGVPRVLERIHEGVLKGLEELNPRRRKIFDILYNYKLKWMKLGYKQKYASPLADMLAFRKVKNNLGGRIRCIVSAGAPLNPEVEEFLRVTSCALVLQGYGLTETCGLATAAIPDELSMVGTVGPPFLFKELRLEELPEMSYDPLADPPRGEICIRGKSPFAGYYKNPELTDEVMKDGWFHTGDIGEMLPNGALKIIDRKKHLIKLSQGEYVALEHLEKLYAITPIVEEIWVYGNSFKSSLVAVVVPNQEHALKWADRNGHKTTFSDLCTLSQLQDYIISELKSTAERFKLNGFEHIKGVIVEPETFEGERGFLTPTLKKKRDRMQDHYKIQIDNVYRGLNK from the exons ATGAATAAGCAGTTTGCTGTAAAGGTGGAGGAGGGAAGAAAAGGTGACCCATCTGTTGGTCCGATTTATCGTTATCATACTTCTAAACAATCCTTCCCACCTCTGGATTCTCACTTCAAAACCACTTGGGATGTCTTTAG ATCATCTGTTGAAAAGTATCCTAACAACAGGATCCTTGGATGGCGCGAGCTCGTGAATGGAAAG TGGGGACCATACGTTTGGAAAACTTACAAGGTTGTATATGAGGAAGTTTTGCATGTTGCTTATGCCATTCGAGCCTCTGGACTTCAACCT GGTTGTAAAGTGGGAATTTATGGATCAAACTGTCCTCAGTGGATTGTAGCAATGGAG GCTTGCAATGCCCAGAACTGCATTTGTGTACCTCTCTATGATACCCTCG GGGCAGGGGCTGTAAATTTTATCTTGGAGCATGCCGAAGTTGATATTGTTTTTGTGCAAgataaaaaagttaaacaa CTACTGGATCCAGAGTGTACACATACTCGACACCTTAAGG CTATTGTTTGCTTCACTTCAATGACAGCAGAAGAAAAGGAAATGGCAGATTCAATTGGGATAAAATCTTTCTCATGGAATGACTTTCTTCAAATG GGCAGTGAACATCCATCAGAGCTGCAGACACCACAGCCATCTGACATATGCACAATTATGTACACGAGTGGCACAACCGGAAAACCAAAAGGTGTTATATTGACTCATGAAAACGTTATAACGATGATATGTGGCATTGATCTTATGATGGAACAATTCGAAGAGAAG ATGACGGTGGATGATGTTTACTTATCCTTCTTACCTCTCGCCCACGTCTTTGACCGTGTAATTGAAGAATATTTTATTCGTAAAGGTGCTTCTGTTGGGTTCTACCATGGG GATATAAATGCTTTAAAGGATGATATGATGGAGCTGAAACCAACTTTCTTGGCTGGAGTACCTCGTGTTTTGGAACGAATTCATGAAG GCGTGTTGAAAGGACTAGAAGAACTTAATCCAAGGAGGAGGAAAATATTTGACATACTATACAACTA CAAACTTAAATGGATGAAGTTAGGTTATAAGCAAAAATATGCATCACCTTTGGCAGATATGCTGGCTTTCAGAAAG GTAAAGAACAATCTGGGTGGTCGGATTCGTTGTATAGTATCTGCAGGAGCTCCATTAAACCCTGAGGTGGAAGAGTTCTTGCGGGTTACATCCTGTGCGCTTGTGCTACAAGGATATG GACTGACAGAGACTTGTGGTCTAGCCACTGCTGCAATTCCAGATGAATTGAGCATGGTTGGGACTGTCGGTCCTccctttttatttaaagaattaCGTCTAGAGGAACTTCCGGAAATGAGTTATGACCCTTTGGCAGATCCTCCACGTGGTGAAATATGTATTAGGGGAAAAAGTCCTTTTGCCGGGTACTACAAGAATCCAGAGTTGACAGATGAGGTGATGAAAGATGGATGGTTTCACACAG GTGACATAGGGGAGATGTTACCAAATGGAGCGTTGAAAATTATTGACAGGAAGAAGCATCTAATAAAGCTGTCACAAGGAGAGTATGTTGCACTGGAGCATTTGGAGAAACTCTATGCTATCACTCCCATTGTTGAAGAA ATTTGGGTATATGGGAACAGTTTCAAGTCTTCATTGGTGGCGGTAGTTGTCCCAAACCAAGAACACGCATTAAAATGGGCTGATCGCAATGGTCATAAAACTACCTTCTCTGACTTGTGTACGCTATCTCAGCTACAGGATTACATCATCAGTGAACTCAAATCAACTGCAGAAAGATTCAAG CTAAATGGTTTTGAACATATCAAGGGTGTGATTGTGGAACccgaaacctttgaaggagaaagGGGTTTTCTGACACCAACACTTAAGAAGAAAAGAGATAGAATGCAAGATCATTACAAG ATCCAAATCGACAATGTTTACAGAGGCTtgaacaaataa